The following coding sequences lie in one Arachis ipaensis cultivar K30076 chromosome B05, Araip1.1, whole genome shotgun sequence genomic window:
- the LOC107643884 gene encoding probable ethanolamine kinase (The sequence of the model RefSeq protein was modified relative to this genomic sequence to represent the inferred CDS: added 5 bases not found in genome assembly): MGAEVKIWNPVEVAEQARKDYASQIHSSQLIIDPSLSFSQMKPLIIKLCKDMFKDWSNLDDSCFDVDKISGGITNLLLKVRVKDGSSVDDIITIRLYGPNTEHIIDRHRELQATKYITSAGFGAKWLGIFGNGMVQSFINAHTLSPSDMREPKLAAKIANALRRFHHLEVPGSREPQLWNDVWKFFEKASTLKFDDSEKQKAYETISFKEVHNEIVELQELTDCLNSPVIFSHNDLLSGNIMVNAEEDKVYIIDYEYASYNYRGFDIGNHFAEYAGFDCDFELYPNMNQQYHFFRHYIQPDRPNEVSEKDLETFYVEANTYALASHLFWSLWGIIQARMSPIDFDYLGYFFLRYNEYKRRKESFMLMARSYISGGKNK; the protein is encoded by the exons ATGGGTGCCGAGGTTAAGATCTGGAATCCCGTGGAAGTAGCAGAGCAAGCCCGCAAAGACTATGCCTCGCAGATTCATTCTTCTCAGCTCATCATTGACCCTTCGCTCTCTTTCTCTCAAATGAAGCCTCTGATCAT CAAGTTGTGTAAGGATATGTTCAAGGATTGGTCAAATTTGGATGATTCTTGCTTTGATGTTGATAAAATATCTGGAGGCATAACAAATTTGT TACTCAAGGTCAGAGTTAAGGACGGAAGTTCTGTTGATGACATTATTACAATCAGACTGTATGGACCAAACACTGAGCACATTATTGATCGTCACAGGGAGTTGCAG GCTACCAAATACATCACATCTGCAGGATTTGGGGCTAAATGGCTTGGAATTTTTGGAAATGGCATGGTGCAATCTTTTATAAATGCACATACTCTCAGCCCATCAG ATATGCGGGAGCCAAAGTTGGCTGCTAAAATAGCAAATGCATTGAGAAGATTTCATCATTTGGAAGTTCCTGGTTCTAGGGAACCCCAATTATGGAACGATGTTTGGAAGTTCTTTGAGAAAG CTTCCACTCTAAAGTTTGATGATAGCGAAAAGCAAAAGGCTTATGAGACTATTTCATTCAAGGAAGTTCACAATGAAATTGTTGAACTGCAG GAGTTGACTGACTGTCTCAATTCTCCAGTCATCTTTTCTCACAATGACTTGCTTTCTGGAAATATAATGGTTAATGCTGAAGAAG ATAAAGTTTACATCATTGATTATGAATATGCCTCGTACAACTACAGAGGCTTCGACATTGGAAACCACTTTGCAGAATATGCTGGCTTTGATTGTGATTTTGAGTT GTACCCAAACATGAATCAACAATACCATTTCTTCAGGCATTACATACAACCTGACAGACCAAATGAG GTTTCTGAGAAAGATCTTGAAACATTTTATGTTGAGGCAAATACATATGCATTGGCTTCGCACCTTTTCTGGTCTTTGTGGGGGATAATTCAG GCAAGGATGTCGCCGATCGATTTTGATTATCTTGGTTACTTTTTTCTTCGATACAATGAATACAAAAGGCGGAAAGAAAGTTTTATGTTGATGGCGCGATCCTATATTTCTGGTGGCAAGAATA